One Anaerohalosphaeraceae bacterium DNA segment encodes these proteins:
- the xerC gene encoding tyrosine recombinase XerC — translation MKDAAIIQDFITYLKLEKHFSDYTAKCYGADLEQFVQFLQDEQKADPNAPSAGPDQLLLSVDVQTVRKFMAFLNERHYTKSTTARKLATLRSFYKFLVKRGRLSSNPVSSIKTPKQEKKLPKFLEYEQVQKLLNTPPADTWLGARDRAMLEVLYSTGMRVSELVALNLEDVDFLGEVIHVRGKGKKERICPIGSSALQSIQHYIEFRNKRIQTDPSFDTKVLFANKHGKRLSTRSVRRKMDKYLIQAGLDPSISPHTLRHSFATHMLNNGADLRSVQELLGHQSLSTTQIYTHVTTSRMKEQYQNAHPREEVVHSAVR, via the coding sequence ATGAAAGACGCGGCAATCATTCAGGATTTCATCACGTACCTTAAACTGGAAAAGCATTTTTCCGACTACACCGCCAAGTGCTACGGCGCCGATCTCGAACAATTCGTTCAGTTCCTTCAGGATGAGCAAAAAGCCGACCCCAATGCTCCTTCCGCCGGACCGGATCAGCTTCTGCTGTCTGTCGACGTTCAGACCGTACGCAAATTCATGGCTTTCCTGAATGAACGCCATTACACCAAATCCACCACAGCCAGAAAACTGGCAACCCTGCGCAGTTTCTATAAATTTCTGGTCAAACGCGGGCGGCTCAGCAGCAACCCGGTGTCGTCCATCAAAACCCCCAAGCAGGAAAAGAAACTGCCCAAGTTCCTCGAATACGAGCAGGTTCAAAAACTTCTGAACACCCCGCCGGCGGATACCTGGCTGGGGGCCAGAGACCGGGCCATGCTCGAGGTGCTTTACAGCACCGGAATGCGAGTCAGCGAACTGGTGGCTCTCAATCTCGAAGACGTGGACTTTTTGGGCGAGGTCATTCACGTTCGGGGCAAGGGAAAGAAAGAGCGCATCTGCCCCATCGGCTCCAGTGCCCTGCAGTCCATCCAGCATTACATAGAATTCCGCAACAAACGGATTCAGACCGATCCGAGTTTTGACACGAAGGTCCTCTTTGCCAACAAGCACGGCAAGCGGCTGAGCACCCGCAGCGTCCGCCGCAAAATGGACAAATACCTCATTCAGGCCGGGCTGGATCCGTCCATCAGTCCCCACACGCTGCGGCACAGCTTCGCCACCCACATGCTCAACAATGGAGCAGACCTCCGGAGCGTTCAGGAACTGCTGGGGCATCAGTCGCTGTCCACCACCCAGATTTACACCCATGTAACGACCAGCCGGATGAAAGAGCAGTATCAGAACGCCCATCCGCGGGAAGAAGTGGTGCACTCGGCGGTTCGGTAG